In Paenibacillus durus, the DNA window TTGAAGATGATGCGGATATTAACCGTTTGCTATGCACTCTATTGAACAAACAGGGATACCGGACGGAGTCGGCGTTTTCCGGTAGTGAGGCGAAGCTGCTTTTATCCATGCAGGGGTATGATTTGGTCGTGCTGGATTTGATGCTTCCTGGAATGTCCGGGGAAGAATTAATTAAAGATATCCGCAGCCACTCCTTTGTGCCGGTCATCGTCATCTCGGCCAAGACGGCAACGAAAGGGAAAATCGAAACACTCAAAAACGGTGCGGATGACTATATAACGAAGCCTTTTGACAAGGAAGAGGTTCTGGCCCGGATTGAAGCGCAGCTGCGGCGTTATAAAGATTTCAGTGCAGCGGAGCAGATAGTAAAGCCGTTGGTTTATCAAGACCTTGTTCTGGACATAGCTTCAAGAACCGCTAAAGTAGCGGATAAGCCAATGACGCTTACATCCAAAGAATTTGAGCTGCTGGTTATTCTGGTACGGTCTCCCGGCAAAGTGTTCACCCGGGAAGATTTGTACCAAGCGGTGTGGCATGAAAGGCATGCCGTAGAAGATAACACCATTAACGTGCATATTAGCAACCTGCGCAGCAAGCTTTCCAAAAACGCCCCGGGCCAGACCTACATTGAAACGGTGTGGGGCATCGGTTTTAAAATGGCCTGACTTTATACTTTCTTTACGTTTCTTTACGCTTTGTTAAGGACTTGCTGCTTGCCGATCCGGTAAAGTGAAGGTACGAGGTGATCTAACAATGCCAAAGAACAAAATTATGGCTGCAAAATCATTGTCTAAAACGTACGGGTCCTTAACCGCCCTCTTTCCCACTACCCTGTCTATAACTAAGGGAGAAATTCTGGGGTTGGTTGGCAAAAACGGAGCCGGCAAGACAACCCTGTTAAAATTAATCACGGGACAGTCTCTGCCCACGGGCGGGGAACTGGAGCTGTTTTCGGCGGCCACCCCGGAAGGGCTGCGGCAGGCGAGGCAACGGATGGGGGCCATCGTGGAGACGCCCGCCTTTTACCGTGACATGACGGCCCGGCAAAATCTGGAGTATTATCGGATTCAGAGAGGAATTCCCGGCAAGGGGACGGTGGAGGCCGCTCTGCATGAAGTGGGTTTGACAGATACCGGCTGCAAGAAATTCAAAGATTTCTCGCTGGGGATGAAGCAGCGGCTGGGACTTGCCCTTGCGCTTATGAATCATCCCGATTTTCTTGTGCTGGATGAACCGATCAACGGTC includes these proteins:
- a CDS encoding ABC transporter ATP-binding protein; protein product: MPKNKIMAAKSLSKTYGSLTALFPTTLSITKGEILGLVGKNGAGKTTLLKLITGQSLPTGGELELFSAATPEGLRQARQRMGAIVETPAFYRDMTARQNLEYYRIQRGIPGKGTVEAALHEVGLTDTGCKKFKDFSLGMKQRLGLALALMNHPDFLVLDEPINGLDPLGIVEIREMLLKLNREKQITMLISCHMLAEMQNLATAYAFIDRGKIVKTMTAQQLKENCNQFLRLVVDSETRAAALLEKHFQDIRYSVQPDKSIHIYNLHGKADEVARVLLGNDIRLFSLEPRGMNLEDYFVSLVGRETDD
- a CDS encoding response regulator transcription factor, whose product is MRFSILVVEDDADINRLLCTLLNKQGYRTESAFSGSEAKLLLSMQGYDLVVLDLMLPGMSGEELIKDIRSHSFVPVIVISAKTATKGKIETLKNGADDYITKPFDKEEVLARIEAQLRRYKDFSAAEQIVKPLVYQDLVLDIASRTAKVADKPMTLTSKEFELLVILVRSPGKVFTREDLYQAVWHERHAVEDNTINVHISNLRSKLSKNAPGQTYIETVWGIGFKMA